The following are encoded together in the Parabacteroides chongii genome:
- a CDS encoding glucose-6-phosphate isomerase: MKNISLNIDKALGAVTKEQVYAQEAKANECIATLHNGNGAGNDFLGWLHLPSSITDAELTDIEYTANVLRSKCDVVVAIGIGGSYLGTKAVVEALNNSFDWLQSDRKNPVVLYAGQNIGEDYLYELCEVLKGKQFGLINISKSGTTTEPALAFRMLKKQLEDAVGKEEAKHRIVAITDAKRGALRTLADQEGYKTFVIPDNVGGRFSVLTPVGLLPIAVAGISIRELVAGAVSMEKATGTDVPFAENLSAIYAATRNELYKSGKKIEILANFHPKLHYIGEWWKQLYGESEGKDGKGIFPASVDLTTDLHSMGQWIQEGERIIFETVISIEEPDHKVIVPTDEANLDGLNFLAGKRVDEVNKMAELGTQLAHVDGGVPNIKITMPAVNAYYIGQLFYFFEKACGISGYMLGVNPFDQPGVEAYKKNMFALLNKPGYEKESEAIRAKL; encoded by the coding sequence ATGAAAAACATCAGTCTTAACATCGACAAAGCACTGGGCGCTGTTACGAAAGAACAAGTATACGCACAGGAAGCTAAGGCAAACGAATGTATTGCCACTTTACATAACGGAAACGGAGCTGGTAACGACTTCTTAGGTTGGTTACATCTCCCCTCTTCTATTACAGATGCTGAATTGACAGACATCGAGTACACCGCTAACGTGCTTCGTTCCAAATGTGACGTTGTCGTAGCTATCGGTATCGGCGGAAGTTACCTGGGAACAAAGGCCGTTGTTGAAGCATTGAACAATAGCTTCGACTGGTTACAGTCTGACCGCAAAAATCCGGTTGTCCTGTATGCCGGACAGAATATCGGTGAAGATTACCTGTATGAGCTGTGCGAAGTTCTGAAAGGGAAACAGTTCGGTCTGATCAACATCTCTAAATCAGGAACGACAACCGAGCCTGCCCTTGCATTCCGTATGTTGAAGAAACAACTGGAAGACGCTGTTGGTAAAGAAGAAGCAAAACATCGTATCGTTGCTATTACTGATGCTAAAAGAGGTGCCCTGCGTACATTAGCTGACCAGGAAGGTTATAAGACTTTCGTTATCCCTGATAATGTAGGCGGACGTTTCTCCGTACTGACTCCGGTTGGTTTGCTGCCTATCGCTGTAGCAGGTATCAGCATCCGCGAACTGGTTGCCGGTGCTGTTTCTATGGAAAAAGCAACGGGTACGGATGTTCCTTTTGCAGAAAACCTGTCGGCTATCTATGCTGCAACTCGCAACGAATTGTATAAGAGCGGTAAAAAGATCGAAATCCTAGCCAACTTCCATCCGAAATTGCATTACATCGGTGAATGGTGGAAACAGTTGTACGGTGAAAGTGAAGGTAAAGACGGTAAAGGTATTTTCCCGGCTTCTGTCGACTTGACAACCGACCTGCACTCTATGGGTCAATGGATACAGGAAGGTGAACGCATTATCTTCGAAACCGTCATTTCAATTGAAGAACCGGATCATAAAGTAATCGTTCCGACTGACGAAGCAAACCTGGACGGATTGAACTTCCTTGCAGGCAAACGCGTGGACGAAGTAAATAAGATGGCAGAACTGGGAACTCAGCTGGCACATGTTGACGGTGGCGTTCCTAACATCAAGATCACGATGCCGGCAGTAAATGCTTATTACATCGGTCAGCTGTTCTACTTCTTTGAAAAAGCTTGCGGTATCAGCGGTTATATGCTGGGCGTCAATCCGTTCGACCAGCCGGGGGTTGAAGCTTACAAGAAGAACATGTTCGCGCTGTTGAACAAGCCCGGATATGAAAAGGAAAGCGAAGCGATCCGCGCTAAACTTTAA
- a CDS encoding HAD family hydrolase yields the protein MIQEAIKCYLQKQKQDYLSPKAVLFDMDGVLYDSMRFHAQAWYETAINHQLQAVKEDFYMFEGRTGESTINELYQRTFQRDATDQEKQDIYDEKAMLFNKYNDGKAMTGAAEVLKQAKSHGLQTLVVTGSGQHSLINKLEHTYPGYFTREKMVTAFDVKYGKPHPEPYLMGLEKAGVKANEAFVVENAPMGVEAGVAAGIFTIAVNTGPLPDKVLLDAGADLLYPDMTSLANDWDNIMKTYL from the coding sequence ATGATACAAGAAGCTATCAAGTGTTATCTGCAAAAGCAGAAACAGGATTATCTTTCGCCCAAAGCCGTACTTTTCGATATGGATGGCGTGCTCTACGACTCAATGCGTTTTCATGCCCAAGCCTGGTATGAGACAGCCATAAATCATCAACTTCAAGCCGTAAAAGAAGATTTTTATATGTTTGAAGGTCGTACCGGAGAAAGTACAATCAATGAGTTATATCAGCGTACATTTCAACGTGACGCAACAGATCAAGAGAAGCAGGATATATATGACGAGAAAGCAATGCTTTTCAACAAATACAATGATGGTAAAGCGATGACTGGTGCTGCCGAGGTTTTAAAACAGGCTAAAAGCCATGGTTTACAGACACTAGTCGTTACCGGCTCGGGACAACATAGCCTCATCAATAAGCTGGAACATACGTATCCCGGTTATTTTACCCGCGAGAAGATGGTTACGGCCTTTGATGTGAAATATGGCAAACCTCATCCCGAACCTTATCTGATGGGACTGGAAAAAGCCGGAGTAAAGGCGAATGAAGCCTTTGTCGTGGAGAATGCACCGATGGGTGTGGAAGCGGGCGTTGCTGCCGGTATCTTTACAATTGCGGTCAATACGGGACCGCTGCCCGATAAAGTGCTGCTGGATGCAGGAGCCGACCTGTTATATCCGGATATGACGAGCCTGGCAAACGACTGGGATAATATAATGAAAACATATCTGTAG
- a CDS encoding NAD(P)H-dependent glycerol-3-phosphate dehydrogenase, with protein sequence MKLPGKIAIMGGGSWATALAKIVLSTQDSINWYMRRQDQVDDFLKTGHNPSYLSAVKFDTDKIKFYTDINEVIKDSDTLIFATPSPFLKQHLMKVTTPLNDKFIISAIKGIVPDENMLIADYFTEYYNVPTDHIAVIGGPCHAEEIALERLSYITLACSNIDNARAVAHVFQNPYLNNYCCKDVRGIEYASVLKNVYAIVAGICHGMKYGDNFLAVFICNAIEEMRNFLNSVHSLERDVTDSVYLGDLLVTAYSRFSRNRTFGTMIGKGYSVKIAQLEMEMIAEGYYGTKCIHEINEKYKVNMPILDALYDILYERKSPTTIIRQLTETFK encoded by the coding sequence ATGAAATTACCCGGTAAAATAGCAATAATGGGAGGTGGTAGCTGGGCTACCGCCTTAGCCAAAATTGTTCTTTCTACACAGGATAGTATTAACTGGTACATGCGCCGTCAGGACCAGGTTGACGACTTTTTAAAAACCGGACATAACCCAAGTTATTTGTCGGCCGTAAAGTTCGATACAGACAAAATTAAATTCTACACAGATATAAACGAGGTTATCAAAGATTCAGATACGCTGATCTTTGCTACCCCTTCTCCTTTCCTGAAGCAGCATTTGATGAAAGTCACCACTCCGCTGAATGACAAATTCATCATTTCTGCCATCAAGGGAATCGTCCCGGACGAGAATATGCTGATTGCCGATTATTTCACGGAATACTACAATGTTCCGACGGATCATATCGCAGTCATCGGAGGCCCGTGCCATGCGGAAGAGATAGCACTCGAACGTCTCTCCTATATCACGCTGGCCTGTTCCAATATCGATAACGCACGGGCTGTCGCACATGTATTTCAGAATCCATATTTAAACAACTATTGCTGCAAAGATGTTAGAGGTATAGAATATGCTTCCGTACTGAAAAATGTATATGCCATCGTTGCAGGTATTTGTCACGGGATGAAGTATGGCGACAACTTCCTGGCTGTGTTTATCTGCAATGCGATTGAAGAAATGCGTAACTTCCTGAATTCCGTACATAGCCTGGAGCGGGATGTTACTGATTCCGTTTATTTGGGAGACCTGCTGGTAACTGCCTATTCCCGTTTCAGCCGTAACCGTACATTCGGGACGATGATCGGAAAAGGATATTCGGTGAAAATCGCCCAACTGGAAATGGAAATGATCGCCGAAGGGTATTACGGGACCAAGTGTATTCACGAAATAAACGAGAAATATAAGGTAAACATGCCGATCCTGGATGCCTTATACGACATTTTATATGAAAGAAAATCGCCGACTACCATCATACGGCAGTTGACAGAAACATTTAAGTAG